CTGACACCGGGCAAGATGACCATGGCCGATCTGCGCGCCGTGTGGGCCGCCCCCGCGCACCTGACGCTTTCGCCCGATGCCTACCCCGTCATCGCAGCTTCCGCCGCGGCGGTGCAGGCCATCGTGGCCAGGGGCGACGCGGCCTATGGCATCAATACCGGCTTCGGTATCCTGGCCAAGACCCGCATCCCGGACGAAAAGCTGGAGGAACTGCAGCGCAACCTGATCCTGTCGCATTCGGTCGGCACCGGCGAACTGCTGTCGGACGCGGTGGTGCGCCTGATCATGCTGATGAAAATCGGCAGCCTGGCGCGCGGCTTTTCCGGCGTGCGTCCCCTGATCGTCGATACCCTGATCGCGCTGTACAACGCAGGCATCATGCCGGCCATCCCGGCCAAGGGCTCGGTGGGCGCGTCGGGCGACCTGGCGCCGCTGGCGCACATGACGCTGGCGATGCTGGGCGTGGGGCCGGTGCGCGTCAACGGCCTGCTGATGGAGGCGGTCGACGCGCTCAAGCAGGCCGGCATCGAGCCGGTGGTGCTGGCGGCGAAAGAGGGCCTGGCCCTGATCAACGGGACCCAGGTGTCGGCGGCGCTGGCCCTGCATGGCCTGTTCATGGCCGAGCGCCTGCTGGAAGCGGCCATGGTGGCCGGCGCCCTGTCGCTGGACGCGGCCAAGGGTAGCGATGCGCCGTTCGACGCGCGCGTGCACGAGGTGCGCGGCCAGCCGGGCCAGATCGCTGCAGCGTCCATCTATCGCCAGCTGGTCGCTTCGAGCGCGATCCGCGCCTCGCACCTGGAAGGCGACGAGCGCGTGCAGGATCCGTACAGCCTGCGCTGCCAGCCCCAGGTCATGGGCGCCATCATGGACCTGATCGGCAACGTGAGCCGCACCCTGCTGATTGAAGCGAACGCCGTCACCGACAATCCGCTGATCTTCCCGGACGCCGGGGCGCCGGACCGCGGCCAGATCATCTCGGGCGGTAACTTCCACGCCGAGCCGGTGGCCTTTGCGGCCGACACGCTGGCGCTGGCCATCGCCGAAATCGGCGGCCTGGCCGAACGCCGCATCGCGCTCCTGATCGATGCCACGCTGTCCGGCCTGCCGCCATTCCTGGTGCGTGAGCCGGGCGTCAATTCCGGTTTCATGATCGCGCACGTCACGGCGGCGGCGCTGGCGTCAGAAAACAAGTCGCTGGCCCATCCGGCCAGCGTGGACAGCCTGCCAACCTCCGCCAATCAGGAAGACCATGTGAGCATGGCCACCTTCGCGGCGCGCCGCCTTGACGATATGGCGCAAAATACGGCAGTCATCGTCGGCATCGAACTGCTGGCCGCTGCCCAGGGCATCGATTTCCATCGTCCGCTCAAGTCGTCGCCGCACCTGGAGCATGTGCATTCGCAGCTGCGCCAGAAGGTGCCGTTCTTCGATGCCGACCGCTTCTTCGCGCCCGATATCGAGGCGGCCAGGCAGATGGTGGTCAATGGAGAACTGAGCGCGTCGTGCAAGGCGCTGTTCGCGTCGCTGTACGCATAAAGCCGGAGGTTGAGCATGGATTTCGCATTCAAGGAAGGCACGATCCCCCTGCTGGTGTCGATGCCGCACGTGGGCACCGATATCCCGGACGATATCGCCGCCCGCCTGGCGCCCTGCGCGCTGGAGCGCGCCGACACCGACTGGCACCTCAGGGAGCTGTACGGTTTCCTCGACGAGATGGGGGCCTCCACCATCTCGGCGCGCTGGTCGCGCTATGTGATTGACCTGAACCGCCCGCCGGAAGACACCAACCTGTATCCGGGCCTGTCCACCACCGGCCTGTGCCCGGTCGACACCTTTGGCAGCGAGGCGCTGTACCGCGAGGGCGACAATCCGGACCAGCAGGAAGTGCAGCAGCGACTGGTGCGCTACTGGCAGCCGTATCATGACCAGCTGCGCGCCGAACTTGAGCGCATGCTGGCCATTCACGGGCGCGTGGTGCTGTGGGATGCGCATTCCATCGCCTCGGTGGTGCCGCGCTTTTTCGAGGGTCGCCTGCCGGACCTCAATTTCGGCACGGCCCAGGGCACGACGTGCGACGCGCAGCTGGAAGCTGCGGTGGTCGCCGTGGCCCGCGCCCAGGGCGAATTTACGGTCGCCGTCAACGGCCGCTTCAAGGGCGGACATATCACCCGCCACTATGGCCAGCCGCAGGCCAATGTGCACGCGATCCAGCTTGAAATGTGCCAGTGCCTGTACATGGATGAAGCGGCGCCGTTTGCCTACCGGCCGGAACACGCGGCCAAGGTGCAGCCGCTGCTGCGCAAACTGCTCGAATCGGCCGTGGACTGGGTGCGCGCATGACGATTGCCACGTCCCTGTTCGCGCGCCACGCCCTGCTGCCGGACGGCTGGCAGGACGATGTGCGCATTCAATGGGACGGCGCCGGCGCCATCACGGCCGTCAAGGCCGGCGTGCAGCAGCAGGCCGGCGAGGCAGCTGCGGGCCTGGTGCTGCCGGGGATGGTCAACCTGCATTCGCATGCATTCCAGCGCGCGCTCGGCGGCCTGACCGAAACGGCCGGCGCAGGCCCGGACAGCTTCTGGACCTGGCGCGACCTGATGTACCGCTTCGCGCGCCACATCACGCCCGAGCATATCGAGGCCATCGCTGCCCAGCTGTTTTCGGAGTGCCTGCGCCACGGCTACACCTCGGTGTGCGAATTTCATTACGTGCAGCGCGACCCGCAAGGGCAGATGTACGCCCGGCCTGCGGAAACGGCCGAGCGGGTGGTGGCGGCAGCTGCCGCCACCGGCATGGGACTGACCATGCTGCCGGTCCTGTACAGCTTTTCCGGGTTTGGCGAGCAGCCCCTCAAGCCTGAGCAAAAGCGCTTTCGCACGGGGCCGGCGGAAGTGATGCAGGTGATTGAAGCGCTGGAGGGCCTGCGCGGCCCGCAGCTCGAAGTGGGCGTGGCCCCGCACTCGCTGCGCGCGGCGTCGGCGGCCATGATTGGCGAGGTGCTGGGCAGCCTGCCACAGGCGCGACCGGTGCACATCCATATCGCCGAGCAGCAGGGCGAAGTCGAGCAATCGCTCGCGGCCACAGGCCAGCGGCCGGTGCGCCACCTGATGGAGCAGTTCGAGATCGGCCCGCGCTGGTGCCTGGTCCACGCCACCCATCTGGACGAGGGCGAAACGCGGGCGCTGGCCGCCAGCGGCGCGGTGGCCGGCCTGTGCCCGACCACCGAGGCCAACCTGGGCGACGGGCTGTTTCCGCTGTCGCCCTACCTGGCAGCGGGCGGGCGCTTTGGCATTGGCAGCGACAGCCATATTTCGCAGTCGGCCGTGGAGGAACTGCGCTGGCTCGAATACGGCCAGCGCCTGCTGCACCAGAGGCGCAACGTGGCCGCCTCGCCTGCGCAGCGCCGCGTGGGCGACTTCCTGTGGCAAAGTGCACTGCAAGGCGGCGCGCTGGCCGCGGGGCGTCCGGTGGGCGCCCTGGCAGTTGGC
This region of Massilia sp. PAMC28688 genomic DNA includes:
- the hutH gene encoding histidine ammonia-lyase; amino-acid sequence: MSTHNSSTGWTLTPGKMTMADLRAVWAAPAHLTLSPDAYPVIAASAAAVQAIVARGDAAYGINTGFGILAKTRIPDEKLEELQRNLILSHSVGTGELLSDAVVRLIMLMKIGSLARGFSGVRPLIVDTLIALYNAGIMPAIPAKGSVGASGDLAPLAHMTLAMLGVGPVRVNGLLMEAVDALKQAGIEPVVLAAKEGLALINGTQVSAALALHGLFMAERLLEAAMVAGALSLDAAKGSDAPFDARVHEVRGQPGQIAAASIYRQLVASSAIRASHLEGDERVQDPYSLRCQPQVMGAIMDLIGNVSRTLLIEANAVTDNPLIFPDAGAPDRGQIISGGNFHAEPVAFAADTLALAIAEIGGLAERRIALLIDATLSGLPPFLVREPGVNSGFMIAHVTAAALASENKSLAHPASVDSLPTSANQEDHVSMATFAARRLDDMAQNTAVIVGIELLAAAQGIDFHRPLKSSPHLEHVHSQLRQKVPFFDADRFFAPDIEAARQMVVNGELSASCKALFASLYA
- the hutG gene encoding N-formylglutamate deformylase, producing the protein MDFAFKEGTIPLLVSMPHVGTDIPDDIAARLAPCALERADTDWHLRELYGFLDEMGASTISARWSRYVIDLNRPPEDTNLYPGLSTTGLCPVDTFGSEALYREGDNPDQQEVQQRLVRYWQPYHDQLRAELERMLAIHGRVVLWDAHSIASVVPRFFEGRLPDLNFGTAQGTTCDAQLEAAVVAVARAQGEFTVAVNGRFKGGHITRHYGQPQANVHAIQLEMCQCLYMDEAAPFAYRPEHAAKVQPLLRKLLESAVDWVRA
- a CDS encoding formimidoylglutamate deiminase, translating into MTIATSLFARHALLPDGWQDDVRIQWDGAGAITAVKAGVQQQAGEAAAGLVLPGMVNLHSHAFQRALGGLTETAGAGPDSFWTWRDLMYRFARHITPEHIEAIAAQLFSECLRHGYTSVCEFHYVQRDPQGQMYARPAETAERVVAAAAATGMGLTMLPVLYSFSGFGEQPLKPEQKRFRTGPAEVMQVIEALEGLRGPQLEVGVAPHSLRAASAAMIGEVLGSLPQARPVHIHIAEQQGEVEQSLAATGQRPVRHLMEQFEIGPRWCLVHATHLDEGETRALAASGAVAGLCPTTEANLGDGLFPLSPYLAAGGRFGIGSDSHISQSAVEELRWLEYGQRLLHQRRNVAASPAQRRVGDFLWQSALQGGALAAGRPVGALAVGKRADLVVLDSEHPNLAAISPEDVLGTFVFCGNDNLVSDVMVGGRWMVRGGRHVAQDAIAQRYRDAIAQLRTLRS